The Triticum dicoccoides isolate Atlit2015 ecotype Zavitan chromosome 6A, WEW_v2.0, whole genome shotgun sequence genome has a window encoding:
- the LOC119317570 gene encoding lipid phosphate phosphatase epsilon 2, chloroplastic-like isoform X1 — translation MLLSPPAPWPRVEPVRLNRLPQRKDRLLSLPRSRRPRSPRRLVLCMAEMAMVGRGSSREPGVSAGEGEAMLGGDKLPGQRAEAAATRWTPVEAALNGMSKWLVAGSFAFVALWKRDSEIMWALMGAQANSMLSSVLKKLLNHERPAPALRSDPGMPSSHAQSIFYAATLLVLSVFYWLGTNYLAMIIGATTIASASYLSWLRISQRLHTLNQVLVGATVGSAFSTMWFALWHLFVREAFASSLWVKIPVGLGSEVFCVAFVVYIIRQWFKDEQ, via the exons ATGCTCCTGTCGCCACCAGCCCCATGGCCGCGCGTCGAGCCCGTGCGCTTGAATCGTCTCCCGCAGCGCAAAGACCGGCTACTCTCGCTTCCGCGTAGCCGGCGGCCAAGGTCGCCGCGGCGGCTCGTCTTGTGCATGGCTGAGATGGCCATGGTCGGGCGTGGGTCATCCCGGGAGCCTGGGGTTTCTGCTGGGGAGGGGGAGGCGATGCTGGGAGGTGACAAGTTGCCCGGTCagagggcggaggcggcggcaacccGGTGGACGCCCGTCGAGGCGGCGCTGAATGGGATG AGTAAATGGCTGGTTGCTGGTTCTTTTGCTTTTGTGGCTCTTTGGAAGCGTGATTCTGAAATTATGTGGGCTTTGATGGGTGCGCAAGCAAACTCTATGCTTTCGTCGGTTCTTAAAAAACTGCTCAACCATGAAAGGCCGGCACCAGCTTTGCGGTCTGATCCTGGGATGCCATCATCCCATGCCCAATCCATTTTCTATGCTGCAACACTTCTAGTTCTTTCAG TCTTCTATTGGCTTGGGACAAATTATCTGGCAATGATTATTGGGGCTACAACTATAGCATCGGCCTCCTATCTA TCGTGGCTACGGATATCGCAGCGTCTCCACACACTGAACCAGGTTCTTGTGGGCGCTACTGTAGGATCAGCCTTCAGCACTATGTGGTTTGCACTCTGGCATTTGTTTGTGCGGGAAGCTTTTGCTTCCTCGTTGTGGGTCAAAATTCCGGTCGGCCTTGGTTCAGAAGTGTTTTGTGTTGCCTTCGTCGTCTACATCATTCGGCAGTGGTTCAAGGATGAGCAATGA
- the LOC119317570 gene encoding lipid phosphate phosphatase epsilon 2, chloroplastic-like isoform X2 yields the protein MLLSPPAPWPRVEPVRLNRLPQRKDRLLSLPRSRRPRSPRRLVLCMAEMAMVGRGSSREPGVSAGEGEAMLGGDKLPGQRAEAAATRWTPVEAALNGMSKWLVAGSFAFVALWKRDSEIMWALMGAQANSMLSSVLKKLLNHERPAPALRSDPGMPSSHAQSIFYAATLLVLSVVATDIAASPHTEPGSCGRYCRISLQHYVVCTLAFVCAGSFCFLVVGQNSGRPWFRSVLCCLRRLHHSAVVQG from the exons ATGCTCCTGTCGCCACCAGCCCCATGGCCGCGCGTCGAGCCCGTGCGCTTGAATCGTCTCCCGCAGCGCAAAGACCGGCTACTCTCGCTTCCGCGTAGCCGGCGGCCAAGGTCGCCGCGGCGGCTCGTCTTGTGCATGGCTGAGATGGCCATGGTCGGGCGTGGGTCATCCCGGGAGCCTGGGGTTTCTGCTGGGGAGGGGGAGGCGATGCTGGGAGGTGACAAGTTGCCCGGTCagagggcggaggcggcggcaacccGGTGGACGCCCGTCGAGGCGGCGCTGAATGGGATG AGTAAATGGCTGGTTGCTGGTTCTTTTGCTTTTGTGGCTCTTTGGAAGCGTGATTCTGAAATTATGTGGGCTTTGATGGGTGCGCAAGCAAACTCTATGCTTTCGTCGGTTCTTAAAAAACTGCTCAACCATGAAAGGCCGGCACCAGCTTTGCGGTCTGATCCTGGGATGCCATCATCCCATGCCCAATCCATTTTCTATGCTGCAACACTTCTAGTTCTTTCAG TCGTGGCTACGGATATCGCAGCGTCTCCACACACTGAACCAGGTTCTTGTGGGCGCTACTGTAGGATCAGCCTTCAGCACTATGTGGTTTGCACTCTGGCATTTGTTTGTGCGGGAAGCTTTTGCTTCCTCGTTGTGGGTCAAAATTCCGGTCGGCCTTGGTTCAGAAGTGTTTTGTGTTGCCTTCGTCGTCTACATCATTCGGCAGTGGTTCAAGGATGA